DNA from Pseudomonas putida:
ATTCGTACAAGTTCAGCTCTTCCTTGGCGTCGTGCTCCAGGCACTTGGCCAGCGGGCCGAAGAAGCCGTACGCCGCCAGAATACCGAAGAAGGTACCGACCAGCGCCGCACCCACGTGCATGCCGATGGCCGCCTGGTCACCTTCGCCCAGCGAGGCCATGGTCACCACGATACCCAGTACCGCCGCGACGATGCCGAAGCCCGGCATGCCGTCGGCGATGCCGGTCACCGCGTGCGACGGGTGCTCCAGCTCTTCTTTCATGCTCAGCAGTTCCATGTCGAACAGGCCCTCGAGCTCGTGCGGGGCCATGTTGCCGGTAGACATGATGCGCAGGTAGTCGCAGACGAACGCAGTCATGCGTTCATCGGCCAGTACCGTCGGGTACTTGGCGAAAATCGGGCTGGCGGCGGCGTCCTCGATGTCGGCCTCGATGGCCATCATGCCTTCGCGACGGCTCTTGTTGAGGATCTCGTACACCAGGCCCAACACCTCCAGATAGAAGGCATGGCTGAAGCGCGAGCCGAACATTTTCATCGACTTCTTGATGACGTGCATGGTCATGTGGCCAGGGTTGGCCTGCAGGAACGCACCAAAGGCCGCACCGCCAATGATCAGTACTTCGAACGGCTGGATCAGCGCTGCGATTTTGCCGTGGGAGAGCACGTAGCCGCCGAGCACGCTCGCGAATACGACGATGATGCCGATAATTTTAGCCATAGGTTCAAAGCACTTGCTGTCGTGGTCAGGGGAAGAGACGGGAAGCTTTAAAACTCTTCTTCTACTTATCGGCAGAACTGCGCCAGACTATAGCCACTCAATGCGAAAAGCCAGTTCGGACTGATGTCAAAATGCCAATTGAAACCAAGGTGCCCGCTCAGGCCCCGCGTACGTTAGAGGCCTGGGTAAAGCTGCTCGAGAGTGTTCGCATCCCCGTGCCGAAGCACAGCTACGACCGGGTCATGGCCGCCATAAACGATAGCCGCCGCTCGCTGCGCGATATCGCCGAACTGATGCAGGACAGCCCGGCACTGGTGCTGTCGGTGATGCGCGAAGCCAATCACCCCACCAATGCCAGCCTGGCCGAGCCCGCCGAAAGCCTGGAAGTCGCACTCAACCGCCTGGGCCTGGAGCGCAGCGAACAGCTGCTCAGACGCCTGCCAGCGTTGCCTGTGGAAGAAATCCCGCCGGTACTGTGCCAGTTCCAGATGATCAGCCAGCACGCCGCACAGCAGGCCAGTGGTCTGTTCGCCAGCCGCCTGGCACGGCTCTGGCAGGAAATTCACTGGGGCAGCCTGCTGTTCCTTTCGCCACTGTGGCCGCTGGCGCTGGCCTACCCCAAGTTGCTCGATATCTGGGAGTTGCGGGTAATCCACAAGGGGGAGGACGCAGCAGGGGTGGAGGAAGAACTGTTTGGCGTGCGCATCATGGCGCTGTGCCAGACCATGGCCGAGTACTGGCGCCTGCCACAATGGGTCACCCAGGGTTACCGCCTGCTGCTGGAAGAACGCGATCAACTGGCCCAGGTGCTGAACATCGCCCGCGACGAAGACCTGCTCAGCCAGCAGCACCGCCTGGACGCCGAGCCCGGCCTGCGGCGCTGGTTCAACCAGCCGGCCAATACCGTGTTGCTGGCCAACAACCTGGCACTGGCAGCACAGGTCGGCTGGGACAACCCACACTTGCTGCGCTGGCAACTGCTGACTGCGTTGTACCTGCAGACCTCGCTGGAAGACGTGCAGCATCAGGTGCACCAGCAGGCCGCTGCCAGCGCCCGCCGCCACGCCCGACATGCCTTGTTCCATCCGGCAGAAGCGTTGATCTGGCCGTGGCACCAACGCCGCCCGCACCCGGACATGCTGGCCCCGCCACCGCCCAGCAGCGACGACCTGGCACGCTGGCGCACACTGTGCCAGGACCTGCTGGCCCAACCCAGCCCGTTCACCAACACCGTGCACCTGGCCACCCAGGCCCGCGAGGCCCTGCTGGCCTGCGGCATGCAACGCATCATGCTGTTGAGCCTGGACAAGGCCAGTGACTACCTGCGCGTACAGCAGATTGCCGGCCTGCCCAAGGAAGCCGGGGCTTTGGCCCTGCAGGTGTCGCAGAACAAGCTGCTGCAAAAGCTGATGAGCCAGGCTGGGCAACTGCGCATAACCCCGGAAAACCACAGCCAGTTTTCGGCCCTGCTGCCCGCCCCGCTGCGTGCCTTGTTCCGCAGCGAGCATGTACTGCTGCGCTCATTGGCGGTGAACGACCAGGTGCTGATGCTGCTGGTGGCCGACCAGGGCTGTCGGCCCTTGGCCGATATCAGCGTGCAAGCTGTCGGCAAGACCGCGCAATGCATCGAGCGCGCCCTGTCGGTGTTTGCCAACCGCAAGGGCTGAGCCTTGCGCTACAATCGCCCCTCTTTCCACACTGGAGACCGTGGATGACTGACTTTTCCGGCCTGCCCCTGGTGATCGAAGCTGCAGACCTGCTGCCACGCCTGGATTCGCCGCAGCTGATCCTGGTCGACCTGAGCAGCGCCAACCGCTATGTCAGCGGGCATATCCCCGGCGCACGCTTTGTCGAAGGCAAGCGCACCCAGCTTGGCCAGCCACCCGCGCCCGGCCTGCTGCCGGCCCTGGGCGAACTGGAAAAACTGTTCAGCGAACTCGGCCATCGCGACGACGCCGTGTATGTGGTGTACGACGATGAAGGCGGCGGCTGGGCGGGGCGTTTCATCTGGCTGCTCGATGTGATCGGGCACAAGGGCTACCACTACCTCAATGGCGGTATCCAGGCCTGGCCGGCAGATACGCTGTCCACTGAAGTGCCCGCCAGCGGCAACGCCCGGGTACGCCTGCGTATCGACAGCGCCCCCACGGCCACGCGCGAGTACCTGCAAAGCCGCCTGGGCGCCGATGACCTGGTCATCTGGGACGCGCGCGGCCCGCAGGAATTCAGTGGCGAGAAAGTGCTGGCAGCCAAGGGCGGCCACATCCCCGGTGCGATCAACTTCGAGTGGACCGCCGGCATGGACCTCAACGACCACCTGCGCATTCGCCAGGACATCGCCGACGTCCTGCTGGAGCTGGGCATCACACCGGACAAGGAAGTGATCACCCATTGCCAGACCCACCGCCGCTCCGGCTTCACTTATCTGGTGGCCAAGGCCCTCGGCTACCCACGCGTCAAGGCTTACGCCGGCTCGTGGAGCGAATGGGGCAACCACCCGGACACGCCTGTAGAAGTTTAAGGAACCTGCATGAAATCCCGTTTGTTCATCATCAGCCAGTACCTGCTGCCGCACCACCTGCTGTCGCGACTGGCCGGCTGCGTCGCCGAGTGCCGCGCACGCTGGTTCAAAAATGCCTTCACTGCCTGGTTCGCCAAGCGCTATCAGGTCAACATGAGCGAAGCGCTGGTCGAAGACCTGAGCGCGTACGAGCATTTCAACGCGTTCTTCACCCGCGCCCTGAAGCCAGGCGCCCGCCCGCTGGACGAAACCCCGGGCGCCATCCTGTGCCCGGCCGACGGTGCTGTCAGCCAGCTCGGCCCGATCGAGCACGGCCGCATCTTCCAGGCCAAAGGCCACGGTTTCAGCGCGCAAGAGCTGCTGGGCGGTGACCCGGCCATGGCCGCGCCGTTCATGGGCGGCGAGTTCGCCACCATTTACCTGTCGCCCAAGGACTACCACCGCGTGCACATGCCGCTGGCCGGCACCCTGCGTGAAATGGTCTATGTGCCGGGCCGCCTGTTCTCGGTCAACCAGACCACCGCAGAGAACGTTCCCGAGCTGTTCGCTCGCAACGAGCGTGTGGTCTGCCTGTTCGATACCGAACGTGGGCCAATGGCTGTGGTGCTGGTTGGCGCGATGATCGTTGCCTCGATCGAAACCGTATGGGCCGGGCTGGTCACGCCGCCAAAGCGTGAGCTGAAAACCTTCCGTTACGACGAAGCCAGCCGCGCGCCGATCCATCTGGAAAAGGGCGCCGAGCTGGGCCGCTTCAAGCTGGGCTCGACCGCCATCGTGCTGTTCGGGCCGGAGCAGGTGAAGTGGGCTGAAAGCCTGGGTGCTGGTTCTGCAGTGCGCATGGGGCAACTGCTGGCAGAGCCTGCACAGGCTTGACTGCGGTTTTTGCTTTGAAGTGGCTGGCGCGGTTTATTTAGCGCCTGTGAGATCGAGCGCCACCCGCGCGGCGCTCGATCTCACAGGCACTGAAGATACAACGACAAACTAGCCGCGCGCGTCGCGGTCGCGTAGGCCCAGCAGGTACAGCACGCCATCCAGCCCCAGGGTAGAAATAGCCTGCTTGGCCGATTGGCGCACCAGCGGCTTGGCACGGAACGCGACACCCAGCCCAGCCAGCGACAGCATCGGCAGGTCGTTGGCACCATCCCCCACGGCAATGGTCTGCTCCAGCTGCAAGCCTTCTTCGTTGGCCAGCTTTTGCAACAGCTCGGCTTTGCGCTGGGCGTCGACGATCGGCTCTACCGCCACCCCGGTCACCTTGCCATCGACCACTTCCAGCTCGTTGGCGAACACATAGTCGATACCCAGGCGCGCCTGCACCTGGCGGGCGAAGTAGGTAAAGCCACCGGACAGGATCGCAGTCTTGTAACCCAGGCGCTTGAGCTCGGCGAACAGGTTTTCGGCACCCTCGGTCAGGCGCAGCGAGGCACCGATTTCGTCCAGCACCCCCACATCCAGGCCCTTGAGCAGCGCCATGCGCTCCTTGAAACTGGCGCGGAAATCCAGCTCCCCGCGCATGGCACGCTCGGTGATCGCCGCGACCTGCTCGCCCACACCGGCCGCCTTGGCCAGCTCGTCGATGACTTCAGCCTCAATCAGCGTGGAATCCATGTCGAACACGGCCAGGCGGCGGTTGCGGCGGAACAGGTCGTCTTTCTGGAAGGCGATGTCGATGCTCAGCGCTTCAGCCAAGGCAAAGAAATCGGCACGCAGGGCCTGGGCATCGCTCGGTACGCCGCGCACGGAAATCTCGACGGCTGCCTTGCCCTTGTCGGTTTCGGCATCCAGCGCCACACGGGCCGACAGGCGCTCGATGCGCTCGATGGTCAGGCCGTACTGGCTGATCACCGCACTCACCCGCTGCAACTGCTCGGGGGTGATCTTGCGGCTGAGCAGCGTAACGATGTGGCGCGCTTCGCCATGGCCATCGGCCCAGTGCTGGTAATCCGCCTCGGAAATCGGGGTGTAGCGGGCCTGCAGGTTCAGCTCGTGGGCCTTGGCCTGCACGCTTTGCAGCAGGGCAGTCGCCACTTCGTTGTCCGGGATATCGACCAGGATGCCAAACGACAAGGTGCCGTGCATGACCGCCAGGCCGATGTCGAGGATACTCACACCGCCCTGCAGCAGGACGCCGGTGATAGCCGCAGTGAGACCGGGACGGTCCTCACCGGTGATGTTGATCAGGACGATTTCGCGCACAACCTGGCTCCGACTTCGATGAAAAATGCGCATTCTACCGATTTTCCATGACCATCGGGCGCCAACGATACTTTGCCGACAAAACCCGGCTCGCTATACTCCCCCCACTTTCATGCCATTAAGAGCCGAGCTCAGTGAACCGGCCCACGCCAGTCAAACCAGATAACTTCTTCCTGATGATCTATCGTGCCCTGAGTCAACGTCGCGTGCCGCTGGCACTGCGCATCGCCTGCACCAACATCTTCCTGGTGGCGCTGGCGCTGGTGATCTACGCCTGCGTGATGGGCCTGCAGTTCAAGCAGGCCATGCATGAGCAGGCCGATGCCCTGGGGCAGAGCCTGACCACCCAGACTGCCACGTCGGCAACCGAGCTGCTGGTGTCGAACGACATCCTCAGCCTCAATGTGCTGCTCGGCAACCTGGTGAAAAACCCGCTGGTGGCCCATGCGGCGATCTACAGCGTGGACAACCGTATCCTCGCCGAAGCTGGCCAGCGCCCGCGCAACAGCCTGTTGGGCGAAGCCGAAGGCCTGTACCAGACCAAGATCACCTTCCAGGACGTGACAGCCGGGCAGTTGCGCATCAGCCTGGACATGAGCCAGTTCCAGCAGCCGATGTTGATCAGCCTGCAGAGCATGGGCATTCTGGCCGCGATTCTGCTGGCCCTGGCCTTGGCCCTGAGCTTGCGTCAAGGCCGCTACATCACCCTGCCGCTGCTGCAACTGCGGGTATGGCTGCGCGACCCACAGCCCTATACCCCGGCCACCGACCGCCAGGACGAGATTGGCGACATCGCCCGCCAGCTGCATGCACGCCTGGCTCCACCGCCGCCGCCAGAACCAGAGCTCGAGGAAGACGACGACGAGTCGTTTGACGACCTGCACGAAGCTGCCCCCCCGCCAAGGCCGCGCCGCGCGCCAAGGTTGTCGCCGTGGAAGACGAGCATGACGACGAAGCCTTCGCCGGCCTGCTGGACGACGACCCTGCGCCCAAAGCCGCCGCGCTGGTCGAGTCCGATGAGCCGCAGTACAGCGCCGTACTGGCCGTGCAGCTGGGCTCGCAGGAGCAACTGCGCCGCCTGCCACGCACACGCCTGACCGAGCTGACCGAGCGCTACCGCGACTGCCTGGAGCACGCGGCCTCACTCTACGACGGCGAAACCCACACGCTCGACGATGGCAGCACCCTGGTGCTGTTCCACAGCCGCGAGTGTGGCGAAGACTATCTGACCAACGCCATTTGTTGCGGCGAGCTGTTGCGCGCCCTGGGCCATGCTCTGCAGATCGAAGTGGCCGACAGCGGCATCACCTTGCAGCTGCAACTGGGCCTGGTGCTGGGCAACGACCTGCATGGGCTGGAACTGGTTGATCTGCTGATGGCCGAGAAGGTTCAGGATGCTTTGGCACTGTCGCAGCACAGCCGCAACCTGTTGTTGGTGGAGCGGCAGATCAGCGATGACGCGCTGATTCGTCAGCGCGCCCGCATTCGTCCGATTGCCAGCCCAGAAGGCGCCTGCTGCGTAGAGCGCCTGATGGAGCCCTACCCGTCGATGCTGGAACGGCAGCTGGCGCGGATGCACGAGCGCAGGGCCTGACAGCTATGGAAGCGGCCTCTCTGTAGAGGCAAAAAAAAGCCCGCATGATCGCGGGCTTTTTCGTACCTGGCAGTTCGATCAGAACCGATAAACTTCCATATCGGTACGAATCGGGGAGGCCATCGGGATCTTGGATTTCTCCGGTGCCTTCTTCACCTGTACCGGCGCAGCGGGCTTTTTAGGCGACTCTTCGGCAATCGCCGGCTGGTTGGCCAGCGGCTTCAGCGCTGTGCTCAGCTGTTCGGCCAGCTTCTGCAGCAGTTGGCCCTGAGCCTGAACCTGCGACGATTCACTGCCCTCGTGCGGCTGTTCGAGGTGAACGATACGGTTGTCACGCACATGGCCACGGCGGTCGAGCAGACGCCACTGGGCATCCAGTATGGCCGGCTGATCCTTGCCCGAGTCCAGGCGAGTGATCGACAACAACACCTGCACGTCCGGGCTGAAGCCCGTGGTCGCCGGTGCCAGCACAACGCGTTGGCTGTCCAGACGCCAGGCCAGTTGGCGCACCAGCAGTTGGTCGATATCCGACGAAAGGCTGCCAGCCCAACGGCCGTCGGTCGCCGCACTCAGGCTGCCATCGGCTTGACGCTGCAGAAAGGTTTCACGCTGCAGGTAATCGGCCACCGATACCGGGCCGAGCACCACGGCCATGCCCGCACTCTGCGAAGGCTGGCCAGGATCACCACTGTCGAGCTGGTACAGGGCAACCGGCTGATGCATGGTGCACCCGCCAAGGCCCAGCAGGCCAGTCATCAACAGCGCAAATGGAAGGCGCAGAAATTTCATCATCCCATCCAGGCGGCCGCCACAAGGCACACCGCAGTGATACATGTAGATTCAAACGGGCACACGACTACGTCGGCACCGCAAGGGCCATATCATCCGCGAAATAACCGTCCGACTCCAGCATTTCTGCCCGGAACGGCGCTGAAATTGCCGTTCCAGACATTTCTGGTCGTTACGCCGGCACTTCCACCTGCAACCCATCGACGCGCTGGAACCCGCGTGGCAGCTTGCTGCCGCGCCGCCCACGCTCGCCCTTGTAATGCTCCAGATCGTCCCCTTTCAAAGACAGGGTACGCTTGCCGGCCTGCAATACAAGGGTTGCACCTTCGGGAATCACGGCCAGATCGGTGACAAATTCTTCACGGCTGGCCACCCGATCGCCGGGCACGCCAATGATCTTGTTGCCCTTGCCTTTACCCAGCTGTGGCAGGTCGCTGACCTTGAACACCAACAGGCGACCTTCGGTGGTCACCGCCGCCAGCCAGTCCTGCTCGCGGTCCGCCACCGGGCGTGGGGTCATGACCTTGGCGCCGTTGGGCAGGCTGAGCAAACCTTTGCCGGCCTTGTTCTTGGCCTGCAGGTCTTCACCTTTGACCACGAAGCCGTAGCCGGCATCCGAAGCCACCACGTACAGCGCATCGTCATCAGGCAGCAATACGCATTCGAAAGTGGCCCCCGGTGGCGGTGTCAGGCGGCCTGTCAGCGGCTCGCCCTGGCCACGCGCCGATGGCAGGCTGTGGGCGGGCAGCGAGTAGCTGCGCCCGGTGGAATCGATCAGCACGGCAAACTGGTTGGAGCGCCCGGCCGCAGCGGCCTTGAAGCCGTCGCCAGCCTTGTAGGAAAGGCCGGTGGCGTCGATGTCATGGCCCTTGGCGCAGCGCACCCAGCCCTTCTCGGAGAGCACCACGGTGACCGGCTCGGTCGGCATCAGCTCGTTTTCCGACAGGGCCTTGGCTTCGGCGCGCTCGACAATTGGCGAACGGCGATCGTCGCCATAGGTTTCGGCATCCTTGATCAGCTCGCTGCGCACCAACTTGCGCAGTTTGGCCTCGCTGCCCAGCAGGGCCTGCAGCTTGGCTTGCTCCTTCAGCAACTCGTCCTGTTCGCCGCGGATCTTCATTTCTTCCAGGCGCGCCAACTGCCGCAGGCGGGTCTCGAGGATGTAGTCGGCCTGGATTTCGGTGAGTTCGAAGCGGGCGATCAACGCCTGCTTGGGGTGCTCCTCGGTACGGATGATGTGGATCACTTCATCCAGGTTGAGGAACGCGGTGAGCAAACCGTCCAACAGGTGCAAGCGCTTCTCGACCTTATCCAGACGGTGCTGCAAGCGGCGACGAACGGTATTGGTACGGAACTCCAGCCACTCCACCAGGATGGTTCGCAGGTTTTTCAACTGCGGCCGGCCGTCGAGGCCGATGATATTCACGTTGACCCGGTAGGTGCTCTCCAGGTCGGTGGTGGCAAACAGGTGCTGCATCAGCTCGTCGGCATCCACGCGATTGGACCGAGGGATGATGACGATACGGCACGGGTTTTCGTGGTCCGACTCGTCGCGCAGGTCGGCGACCATCGGCAGCTTCTTGGCCTGCATCTGTGCGGCGATCTGCTCCAGCACCTTGGCCCCGGAGACCTGGTGCGGCAGCGCGGTGACAACGACGTCGCCATCCTCGACACGGTACACGGCGCGCATGCGGATCGAGCCACGGCCACTTTCGTACATTTTGAGGATTTCGGCCCGTGGCGTGACGATTTCGGCCTCGGTCGGGTAATCCGGCCCCTGGATATGCTCGCACAGCTGCTCGATGGTGGCCTTGGGCTCGTCGAGCAGGCGCACGCACGCGCTGGCTACTTCACGCAGGTTGTGCGGCGGCACGTCGGTGGCCATGCCCACGGCGATACCGGTGGTGCCATTGAGCAGGATATTGGGCAGGCGCGCCGGTAACACGGCCGGCTCCTGCAAGGTGCCGTCGAAGTTCGGCACCCAGTCCACGGTGCCCTGGCCGACTTCGCTAAGCAGCACTTCGGCGTAGCGCGACAACCGCGCTTCGGTGTAACGCATGGCGGCGAATGACTTCGGATCGTCCGGCGCACCCCAGTTGCCCTGGCCATCGACCAGGGTATAGCGGTAGCTGAACGGCTGCGCCATCAGCACCATGGCCTCGTAGCAGGCCGAGTCGCCGTGGGGATGGAACTTGCCGAGCACGTCACCGACGGTACGCGCCGACTTCTTGTGCTTGGAATCGGCATCGAGCCCCAACTCGCTCATGGCGTAGACGATGCGTCGCTGCACCGGCTTCAGGCCGTCGCCGATGTGCGGCAAGGCGCGGTCCATGATCACGTACATGGAGTAGTTGAGGTAGGCCTGTTCGGTGAAGTCAGCCAGCGAGCGGCGTTCGACACCGTCCAGGCTGAGTTCCAGTGAGTCGCTCATGCGGGCCTCGTCATTTCAGGTTCTGGCGCAACAGCATGGTGCCGCCGCGCTGGGTAAATTCAAGTTGCTGCAGGGCACTCATGCCCAGCAATACGGTGGGCCCGTCCAGGCCCGGTACCACGATGGCGCGTACGTCCTGCAGGCGGATATCGCCCAATTGCAGGCTTGCCAGACGCGTGCGGTAACCCTCGGTACGGCCGTTGGCAGTGCTGAGCAGCACCGGGCTGCCGCGTTCGAGGTTCAACTCGCGGGCCAGCGCTTCAGGGATCGCCACGTCGGTGGCACCGGTGTCGAGCATGAAGTGCACCACCTGGCCGTTGATCGCACCGTCGAGCACGAAGTGCCCTTGGCCGTTGCCCAACAGGCGCACTTCGATAAAACCTTCGCCATGCTCGGACTGCACCTGGCTATTGGGGTTGCGCTGGCTGTCTTCCCATTGGCCGAAAAAGCGCGTGGCAAGGAACAGCGCCGCCGCCCAAGCGACGACCATCAGCACCCTGCCCGCGCGCTTGCCCGGCGCCTGGCTCATGGCTTGGCGCTCCAGCCGCCTTGCGGCGCATCAAAACGCCAGACGATCGGCGGGTTTCGCCATCGGCGCGGGCGCCGTTGTTGTTGTCCAGGCCTATCCAGGCGCCCTTGGCATCGATCACCAGTGCTTCGGCAAGGCCAAACGGCTGCGAATAGCGGCGTGATTCCACCAGCGCATCGGCAGCGAACGACCAGCAACGCTCGACCTTGCCACTGTCGGCATCCCGCCGGCACACCCGGTAGGCGTTACGTTCGAGGGTAAACAGCTTGCCCTCGTACCAGGCCAGGTCGGCGAAATCGCGCGACAAGGCCCGGGCATCGGGCATTTGCGCCGGCTGCATCTCGACCCCGGCCTCGCTCAGCAGCACGCAACTACGCCCGCAGGTCCATACCGATTGCTGGCGCTCGATAGCCACCAGGCCGCGGCGTTCACGCTCGGCGGCCAGCCACAGACGGTCCCCCGCCGGGTTGATCGCCAAGCCTTCGAACAAGGCATTGAAGTTCAGCAACATGCCACTGGCCCGGGCCTGACGCACCATGGCCGGGTCGATCTTCAACCAGTCCGGCTCGCCTTGCAGCGGCAATTGCAGCACCGCGGCATGGGCTTCACTGACCAGGTACAGGTTACCCGCCTGGTCACAGGTGATGCCTTCGAAATCCAGCTCGCCACCGCGAATGTACGACGCTGCCCAGTTGCGCGACTTCAGCCCCCACGGCAGGCCGCTTTCCGGCGGCGTTGGCGGGGTGAAGGTAAGCGGTTGTGCGCGCCAGGTGGTGTTCTGCTGGTCGAAGCGGTAAATGCGGTCGTCGTCGCGATCGGAAACACCCCACAGCCCGCCCCGACATTGCGCCAGGCCAGACAGGTTGCCACCGCGCATGCCATCGATCGGGTGCTCGCCACTGAGCTTCAGCTCTGGCCAGTTGCCCGCCAGGCAAGGCAGGGCAACCAGCGCAAGGCAAACGGCAAGTACTTGCCGAATCAAACCATGACCTCGGCCAGGTTGCCTTTGGTTTCCAGCCAACTCTTGCGGTCACCGGCGCGCTTCTTGGCCAACAGCTTGTCCATCAGCTCGCAGGTGGCCTCCACGTCATCCAGGGTCAACTGCACCAGGCGCCGGGTGTTCGGGTCCATGGTGGTTTCGCGCAGCTGTGGCGGGTTCATCTCGCCCAGGCCCTTGAAGCGGGTGACCTGCGGCTTGCCGCGCTTCTTCTCGGCCACCAGGCGGTCGAGAATGCCGTCACGCTCGGCTTCGTCGAGGGCGTAGTAGATTTCCTTGCCAAGGTCGATGCGGTACAGCGGCGGCATGGCCACGTACACATGCCCGGCCTCGACCAGCGCACGGAAGTGCTGGACGAACAGCGCGCACAGCAGCGTGGCGATGTGCAGCCCGTCGGAGTCGGCGTCGGCGAGGATGCAGATCTTGCCGTAGCGCAGCTGCGCAAGGTCGGTGGCACCCGGATCTACGCCGATGGCCACGGCAATGTTATGCACTTCCTGGCTGGCCAGGACTTCGCCACCGTCCACTTCCCAGGTGTTGAGGATCTTGCCGCGCAGCGGCAGGATGGCCTGGAACTCCTTGTCCCGCGCCTGCTTGGCCGAGCCACCTGCCGAGTCACCCTCAACCAGGAACAGTTCGGCACGCATCGGGTCCTGGCCGGCGCAATCGGCCAGCTTGCCAGGCAGTGCGGGGCCCTGGGTGATGCGCTTGCGTTCGACCTTTTTACTGGCCTTGAGGCGGCGCCCGGCGTTGCTGATGGCCAGCTCTGCCAGTTGCATGCCCAGCTCGGGGTGGGCGTTGAGCCAAAGGCTGAAGGCGTCCTTGACCACGCCGGAAACGAACGCGGCCGCCTCGCGCGATGACAGGCGCTCTTTGGTCTGCCCAGAGAACTGCGGCTCCTGCATTTTCATCGAGAGCACGAAGGAAATGCGCTCCCAGATGTCCTCTGGCGCAAGCTTCACGCCACGCGGCAGCAAATTGCGGAACTCGCAGAACTCACGCATGGCATCCAGCAGGCCCTGACGCAAGCCGTTGACATGGGTGCCGCCCTGAGCGGTGGGGATCAGGTTGACGTAGCTTTCCTGGATGCTGTCGCCACCTTCTGGCAACCACAGCAACGCCCAGTCCACGGCTTCCTTGTTGCCAGCCAGGCTGCCGCAGAACGGCTCGTCGGGCAGACGCTGGAATTCGCTGACCGAATCGACCAGGTAAGAACGCAGGCCATCTTCATAATGCCACTCGACCTTCTCGCCGCTGGCCTTGTCCTCGAAGGTGACCAGCAGGCCCGGGCACAGTACTGCCTTGGCCTTGAGCACGTGCTTGAGGCGGCTGATGGAGAACTTGGCCGAGTCGAAGTACTTGGGGTCGGGGCTGAAGTACACGCTGGTGCCGGTGTTGCGCTTGCCGACCGAGCCGACCACTTCCAGCTCGCTGGCCTTGAAGCCGTCGGCGAACGTCATCTGGTATTCGTTGCCGTCACGTTTGACACGCACGCGCACCTGGGTCGACAGGGCGTTGACCACCGAAATGCCCACACCATGCAGGCCGCCAGAAAACTGGTAGTTCTTGTTGGAGAACTTGCCGCCAGCGTGCAGCTTGGTGAGGATCAGCTCGACCCCGGACACGCCCTCTTCCGGGTGGATGTCCACCGGCATGCCACGGCCGTCGTCGCTGACTTCCAGCGAGTGGTCGGCATGCAGGATGACCT
Protein-coding regions in this window:
- the parE gene encoding DNA topoisomerase IV subunit B, producing the protein MANPSASAYNADAIEVLSGLDPVRKRPGMYTDTSRPNHLAQEVIDNSVDEALAGHARSVQVILHADHSLEVSDDGRGMPVDIHPEEGVSGVELILTKLHAGGKFSNKNYQFSGGLHGVGISVVNALSTQVRVRVKRDGNEYQMTFADGFKASELEVVGSVGKRNTGTSVYFSPDPKYFDSAKFSISRLKHVLKAKAVLCPGLLVTFEDKASGEKVEWHYEDGLRSYLVDSVSEFQRLPDEPFCGSLAGNKEAVDWALLWLPEGGDSIQESYVNLIPTAQGGTHVNGLRQGLLDAMREFCEFRNLLPRGVKLAPEDIWERISFVLSMKMQEPQFSGQTKERLSSREAAAFVSGVVKDAFSLWLNAHPELGMQLAELAISNAGRRLKASKKVERKRITQGPALPGKLADCAGQDPMRAELFLVEGDSAGGSAKQARDKEFQAILPLRGKILNTWEVDGGEVLASQEVHNIAVAIGVDPGATDLAQLRYGKICILADADSDGLHIATLLCALFVQHFRALVEAGHVYVAMPPLYRIDLGKEIYYALDEAERDGILDRLVAEKKRGKPQVTRFKGLGEMNPPQLRETTMDPNTRRLVQLTLDDVEATCELMDKLLAKKRAGDRKSWLETKGNLAEVMV
- the parC gene encoding DNA topoisomerase IV subunit A, producing the protein MSDSLELSLDGVERRSLADFTEQAYLNYSMYVIMDRALPHIGDGLKPVQRRIVYAMSELGLDADSKHKKSARTVGDVLGKFHPHGDSACYEAMVLMAQPFSYRYTLVDGQGNWGAPDDPKSFAAMRYTEARLSRYAEVLLSEVGQGTVDWVPNFDGTLQEPAVLPARLPNILLNGTTGIAVGMATDVPPHNLREVASACVRLLDEPKATIEQLCEHIQGPDYPTEAEIVTPRAEILKMYESGRGSIRMRAVYRVEDGDVVVTALPHQVSGAKVLEQIAAQMQAKKLPMVADLRDESDHENPCRIVIIPRSNRVDADELMQHLFATTDLESTYRVNVNIIGLDGRPQLKNLRTILVEWLEFRTNTVRRRLQHRLDKVEKRLHLLDGLLTAFLNLDEVIHIIRTEEHPKQALIARFELTEIQADYILETRLRQLARLEEMKIRGEQDELLKEQAKLQALLGSEAKLRKLVRSELIKDAETYGDDRRSPIVERAEAKALSENELMPTEPVTVVLSEKGWVRCAKGHDIDATGLSYKAGDGFKAAAAGRSNQFAVLIDSTGRSYSLPAHSLPSARGQGEPLTGRLTPPPGATFECVLLPDDDALYVVASDAGYGFVVKGEDLQAKNKAGKGLLSLPNGAKVMTPRPVADREQDWLAAVTTEGRLLVFKVSDLPQLGKGKGNKIIGVPGDRVASREEFVTDLAVIPEGATLVLQAGKRTLSLKGDDLEHYKGERGRRGSKLPRGFQRVDGLQVEVPA
- a CDS encoding TIGR02281 family clan AA aspartic protease, whose amino-acid sequence is MSQAPGKRAGRVLMVVAWAAALFLATRFFGQWEDSQRNPNSQVQSEHGEGFIEVRLLGNGQGHFVLDGAINGQVVHFMLDTGATDVAIPEALARELNLERGSPVLLSTANGRTEGYRTRLASLQLGDIRLQDVRAIVVPGLDGPTVLLGMSALQQLEFTQRGGTMLLRQNLK